A region of Arabidopsis thaliana chromosome 5, partial sequence DNA encodes the following proteins:
- the SWEET13 gene encoding Nodulin MtN3 family protein (Nodulin MtN3 family protein; LOCATED IN: endomembrane system, integral to membrane, membrane; EXPRESSED IN: 14 plant structures; EXPRESSED DURING: 9 growth stages; CONTAINS InterPro DOMAIN/s: MtN3/saliva-related transmembrane protein, conserved region (InterPro:IPR018169), RAG1-activating protein 1 homologue (InterPro:IPR018179), RAG1-activating protein-1-related (InterPro:IPR004316); BEST Arabidopsis thaliana protein match is: Nodulin MtN3 family protein (TAIR:AT4G25010.1); Has 996 Blast hits to 949 proteins in 115 species: Archae - 0; Bacteria - 0; Metazoa - 242; Fungi - 0; Plants - 618; Viruses - 0; Other Eukaryotes - 136 (source: NCBI BLink).), which yields MALTNNLWAFVFGILGNIISFVVFLAPVPTFVRICKKKSTEGFQSLPYVSALFSAMLWIYYAMQKDGTAFLLITINAFGCVIETIYIVLFVSYANKKTRISTLKVLGLLNFLGFAAIVLVCELLTKGSTREKVLGGICVGFSVSVFAAPLSIMRVVVRTRSVEFMPFSLSLFLTISAVTWLFYGLAIKDFYVALPNVLGAFLGAVQMILYIIFKYYKTPVAQKTDKSKDVSDHSIDIAKLTTVIPGAVLDSAVHQPPALHNVPETKIQLTEVKSQNMTDPKDQINKDVQKQSQV from the exons ATGGCTCTAACTAACAATTTATGGGCATTTGTGTTTGGAATCTTGG GTAACATCATATCATTCGTCGTGTTCTTGGCCCCAGT GCCCACTTTTGTAAGGATATGCAAGAAGAAATCAACCGAAGGTTTTCAGTCTCTACCCTATGTTTCAGCACTTTTTAGCGCGATGCTTTGGATTTACTACGCTATGCAAAAAGATGGCACAGCCTTTCTTCTCATCACCATAAACGCTTTTGGATGCGTCATCGAAACCATCTACATCGTCCTCTTTGTCTCCTATGCTAACAAGAAAACTAGA ATATCCACTTTGAAAGTTCTTGGTCTCTTGAACTTTTTGGGATTTGCCGCCATTGTTCTTGTCTGCGAGCTCTTAACCAAAGGTTCAACACGTGAGAAAGTTCTCGGAGGGATTTGCGTTGGATTTTCCGTCAGTGTTTTCGCAGCTCCTTTGAGTATCATG AGAGTGGTGGTACGAACAAGAAGTGTGGAGTTTATGCCTTTCTCTTTATCGTTGTTTCTTACAATTAGCGCCGTCACGTGGCTCTTCTACGGTCTCGCTATTAAAGACTTCTACGTTGCC CTTCCAAATGTATTAGGCGCGTTCTTAGGAGCTGTTCAAATGATTCTCTacataattttcaaatactaCAAAACTCCTGTGGCTCAGAAGACAGATAAATCCAAAGACGTGTCCGATCATTCCATCGACATAGCAAAGCTAACGACCGTCATACCCGGTGCAGTTTTGGATTCCGCGGTTCATCAACCGCCTGCTCTTCACAATGTTCCCGAGACTAAAATTCAATTGACCGAGGTCAAGAGCCAGAACATGACCGATCCGAAAGACCAGATCAACAAGGATGTCCAGAAACAAAGTCAAGTTTAA